Proteins encoded in a region of the Augochlora pura isolate Apur16 chromosome 4, APUR_v2.2.1, whole genome shotgun sequence genome:
- the LOC144468914 gene encoding cytochrome c oxidase assembly factor 5, with product MMRYSTDGEQLKDKSKCASLRANLKMCLLETDCCQISKRTPKDCLRSKDKSVPAECFALHRAFYECKHSIIDARRRFRGPRGY from the exons ATGATGCGATACTCGACTGACGGTGAACAATTAAAGGATAAGTCAAAATGCGCTTCCCTTCGggcaaatttaaaaatgtgtttGCTAGAAACTGATTGCTGtcaaatt TCTAAACGCACGCCCAAAGACTGTTTACGAAGTAAAGACAAATCCGTGCCTGCCGAGTGCTTTGCCTTGCATCGAGCGTTTTACGAGTGCAAACATTcaatc ATCGATGCTAGAAGAAGATTCAGAGGACCGAGAGGTTACTAA
- the LOC144468684 gene encoding uncharacterized protein C01C4.2: MTPLEPLDPLTESPVSRPLVLQRDTAAELVAEIAPSASQSILLTNMEKNADFPFITYYLINKQNTDPVDFYNEVQCAALRKFDPRDLRYAASHTLDLFNEVATIARPPLEPPGVRPPIPSTGYIVSIFKVFEGDDGLKFEQNWLYWTGARMMYRYLPKSVGLRRITLHKSMSQGDKMYLLICECSQLQDNLSAAAILLPALRARLCGYTGLYRPSVCF, from the exons ATGACGCCGTTGGAGCCATTGGACCCGCTGACGGAGTCCCCGGTCTCCCGTCCGTTGGTCCTGCAACGGGACACCGCTGCCGAACTGGTCGCGGAAATAGCGCCATCCGCTTCCCAGAGCATTCTGCTCACGAACATggagaaaaatg ccGATTTCCCATTCATCACGTACTACCTAATAAACAAACAGAACACGGATCCCGTGGACTTTTACAACGAGGTTCAATGCGCCGCCCTGAGGAAGTTCGACCCCCGGGATCTCCGTTACGCGGCCAGCCACACGTTGGATCTGTTCAACGAGGTAGCAACGATCGCGAGGCCCCCATTGGAACCACCTGGTGTCAGACCACCGATTCCGTCCACCGGCTACATCGTCTCGATCTTCAAGGTGTTCGAGGGCGATGACGGCCTCAAGTTCGAGCAGAACTGGCTCTATTGGACCG GCGCCCGCATGATGTACCGGTACTTGCCAAAATCGGTAGGCCTGAGGCGCATCACGCTGCACAAATCGATGTCACAGGGCGACAAGATGTACCTGCTGATCTGCGAGTGCTCGCAGCTGCAAGACAATCTATCCGCGGCGGCCATACTGTTGCCGGCGTTGCGGGCCCGATTATGCGGCTACACCGGTTTGTACAGGCCTTCCGTGTGCTTCTGA